The following coding sequences are from one Thermoplasmata archaeon window:
- a CDS encoding FG-GAP-like repeat-containing protein yields the protein MPEDDIAEMNRALAEFTKIPGVGLSKAKKLYESGYKTLDDLKNAPFEELANIKGIGESRATLIKKYFEEGEEEKLKKETAVEQQVDATAKKSEVENEKRSAKLEMKESETEREIKEMEKELEEAEKVLETAKGRETKIVIEKKVAPKEGKINGLKAKPMKQKKPVKGFTARRIGAAFLVLALIFSSIFVLWYAFQPVGRIKVDGSIDDWEGIARYTDTQPVFNMDINLNEYSVYYESDRVYFYAKVSGSLFNGANNGYDALIIFVDTDANANTGYRIENLGADAKIEVSGYAGEIRSAVASRFIEQSASSKPELNYSAWENAGEVRVEKSTNIVEGYAKIAGLNNPVSLVLMRHYESSVYAEKRGMALVSKTEGSLVVYQNFIGNDVVNSDEDVLELRLIAKGKAVHVESLSVENANLDLPKKDLGVNEELTVRCKAKSLSDGIAYTFAVSSVDTNVPYRIVGNGGKAYFGSLPSGIVIDGAFGDWQGVQKGFDVPGDAGKNIDLREYASAITNNAYFYMAVDGTMLAGCEIPVLGARPPVQPGPPTPVVIKENLGMDVARVYIDLMNSTINTFNPAMISHGYLIELQGRNGQVVSAKAWKWENGVKAEEIQNPNIVHGLSDGKIEFSVGLDTLPGTDGNSKFYFEMTNWLGEKDANELAYCTITQETTKWWHQQENALFMESGGRTSSSLAGGDIRCIAAGDINRDGYPDIVSGDAGNYVYVWMNPGKATVWSPNSWTRYTVTSTALPDYVTGLALGDLDNDGDLDIAACCRSNGNNNVRIYRNDANGTSWYERVVNPTTTLNRPTDIEVGDFDGDGWLDLVTCVSNNQEHVRIWQNDRTPFDSEWASNDITGDYNQQFMTLDVADLDMDGNLDIIVSGNENIIRGLKNPGRAVAFTTSPWPVIDALTTMTANDIRALETADFDNDGCIDIVTLEGNAMVCSLDVWRNPGFALAFDTGSTWKRTQISDVAGSEETGYIEMDYLWTADFDNDGWIDILGGNSSDGSPPSNVFIWENTHEPFTSNGWVLAFASNTYSNGVTDATTLTVNAVVAADFDRDGDLDIACGDASADAPIIWNNSLVHRNFEFVSGGSIAGSEFTGNVTAMASGDLDNDGDLDVVVGDNYGRVWAYNNSGNSSNSPWDQWTSYAIITDLQDSILSIAIGDLDRDGKQDVVIAEALGFDDSIIVIYRNVDPFVTGGWRNETVLDKWATGTNAPVDVVDIDKDGDLDVVSGDDHGNIGLFNNDGTPFDGGWSTWINIFSGGSKMNAIALGDLDRDGDVDVCSGDTSGGLRIHRCPADPFSGTWDFSLIATISEISAIKCKDYDIDGDLDIVTGDKGTTYQIKLWGNPNSSGRDPFVYPWLDYPDVSIGSAVLSMDAGDLDNDGDVDIVCGCVGGNVTAVKNPLTEGTLGILISFIGNVSGNVTAIVLANLDPKSNDTRLPADLGDLDLITGNQKTTNLQPLRTWRNIGANCRINATSTAPESLLPGQVEDLLAIRVVHNGISADNPIKIKSWHFLFHDQNLNPLQDDYIKTLFDNFQIYYETGVVNGWDSTDVPLSQISGSPAITTGIVSITIEDVEPNATIPARGMSVFYLVVNRSLELAPPGVTHFIVRFDPDGYAPDLWNSINQTQKLNQSGATVMETDQVETSKISVNEIAVFSSNILIVSPLLLLVLLFKMQRNRRNKFNTL from the coding sequence ATGCCCGAAGATGATATTGCAGAAATGAACCGTGCACTAGCAGAATTTACGAAAATTCCCGGTGTGGGACTCTCAAAGGCAAAAAAGCTTTATGAGAGTGGCTACAAGACACTTGATGACCTGAAGAATGCCCCTTTTGAAGAGCTCGCGAATATAAAGGGAATTGGAGAGAGTAGAGCCACCTTGATTAAGAAATATTTTGAAGAAGGAGAGGAGGAGAAATTAAAGAAAGAGACTGCCGTTGAACAGCAAGTTGATGCCACGGCAAAGAAGAGTGAGGTAGAAAACGAAAAAAGAAGCGCAAAACTTGAGATGAAAGAGAGCGAAACCGAGAGAGAGATAAAAGAGATGGAGAAAGAACTGGAGGAAGCAGAGAAAGTGCTTGAGACCGCTAAGGGACGAGAAACAAAAATAGTTATTGAAAAGAAGGTTGCCCCAAAAGAGGGAAAGATTAATGGGCTCAAGGCAAAGCCTATGAAGCAAAAAAAGCCAGTGAAAGGATTCACTGCGAGACGAATCGGTGCAGCATTTCTCGTTCTTGCGCTGATTTTCTCCTCAATTTTTGTTTTGTGGTATGCTTTCCAGCCAGTAGGTAGGATTAAGGTTGATGGAAGCATAGATGATTGGGAAGGCATTGCAAGATACACAGATACTCAGCCCGTGTTCAACATGGACATCAACCTGAACGAATACAGTGTTTACTATGAAAGCGATAGAGTTTACTTCTATGCTAAAGTATCTGGCAGTTTGTTCAATGGTGCTAACAATGGCTACGATGCTTTGATAATTTTTGTGGATACAGATGCAAATGCCAACACTGGCTACAGAATAGAAAATCTGGGTGCTGATGCGAAAATTGAAGTTTCTGGTTATGCGGGTGAAATCCGCTCTGCCGTTGCCTCAAGATTCATTGAACAGAGTGCTTCCTCAAAGCCAGAATTGAATTACAGTGCCTGGGAGAATGCTGGCGAGGTAAGAGTTGAAAAGAGCACAAACATTGTTGAGGGCTATGCCAAAATTGCTGGCTTGAACAACCCAGTGAGTTTGGTGTTGATGCGACACTACGAGAGCAGTGTTTATGCAGAGAAACGGGGCATGGCCCTAGTGAGCAAAACAGAAGGAAGTTTGGTGGTTTACCAGAATTTTATTGGCAATGATGTGGTGAATTCAGACGAGGATGTGCTTGAGCTGAGATTGATTGCAAAGGGCAAGGCGGTGCATGTGGAGAGTTTGAGCGTGGAGAATGCAAACCTGGATTTGCCAAAAAAAGATTTGGGAGTGAACGAAGAACTTACTGTGAGATGCAAGGCAAAGAGCCTGAGTGATGGCATTGCCTATACATTTGCAGTTTCCAGCGTGGACACAAATGTGCCCTACAGAATTGTGGGCAACGGTGGCAAGGCATACTTTGGTTCCTTACCTTCTGGAATTGTTATAGATGGTGCGTTTGGTGACTGGCAGGGTGTGCAGAAAGGTTTTGATGTGCCTGGTGATGCTGGTAAAAACATTGATTTGCGAGAGTATGCCAGTGCAATAACAAACAATGCCTACTTTTACATGGCAGTGGATGGCACAATGCTGGCTGGCTGCGAAATCCCTGTGCTTGGTGCCAGACCCCCAGTGCAACCAGGACCACCAACGCCAGTGGTGATAAAAGAAAATCTGGGCATGGATGTGGCAAGGGTTTACATTGATTTGATGAATTCCACAATCAACACCTTCAACCCAGCAATGATTTCCCATGGTTATTTGATTGAGTTACAAGGGAGGAATGGACAGGTTGTAAGTGCAAAGGCCTGGAAATGGGAGAATGGTGTTAAGGCAGAGGAAATCCAGAATCCAAACATTGTTCATGGTTTGAGCGATGGAAAAATAGAGTTCAGTGTTGGGCTTGACACATTACCAGGCACTGATGGAAACTCCAAATTCTACTTTGAGATGACAAATTGGTTGGGAGAGAAGGATGCAAATGAACTTGCTTACTGTACCATAACTCAGGAAACTACAAAATGGTGGCATCAGCAGGAAAATGCATTATTTATGGAGTCGGGTGGAAGAACAAGCAGTTCATTAGCTGGCGGAGATATTCGCTGCATTGCTGCTGGCGACATTAACAGGGATGGGTATCCTGACATTGTTTCTGGTGATGCTGGAAACTATGTGTATGTCTGGATGAACCCTGGCAAAGCGACAGTGTGGAGCCCCAATTCCTGGACGAGATACACTGTGACTTCAACAGCCCTTCCAGATTATGTGACTGGTTTAGCACTTGGGGATTTGGATAATGATGGTGATCTGGATATAGCTGCTTGTTGCAGAAGCAATGGGAATAACAATGTAAGAATTTATAGGAACGATGCGAATGGCACATCATGGTACGAGAGAGTGGTAAATCCTACCACAACCTTGAATCGACCAACAGACATAGAAGTTGGAGATTTTGATGGAGATGGCTGGCTTGACTTAGTGACCTGTGTGTCCAACAACCAAGAGCATGTGAGGATATGGCAAAATGACAGAACGCCATTCGACAGTGAGTGGGCCTCAAACGACATCACAGGGGATTATAATCAGCAATTTATGACACTAGATGTTGCAGACCTGGACATGGACGGGAACTTAGACATAATCGTCAGTGGAAATGAAAATATTATCAGAGGATTGAAAAATCCGGGAAGAGCTGTTGCGTTCACAACCTCACCCTGGCCTGTAATCGATGCTCTCACCACCATGACTGCAAATGACATAAGGGCATTAGAAACTGCTGACTTTGATAATGACGGCTGCATTGATATAGTGACGCTTGAAGGAAATGCAATGGTATGCAGTTTGGATGTATGGCGAAATCCAGGCTTTGCGCTTGCTTTTGACACTGGGAGCACATGGAAGAGAACGCAGATAAGTGATGTGGCTGGTTCTGAGGAAACAGGATACATTGAAATGGATTATCTCTGGACTGCGGATTTTGACAATGATGGCTGGATCGACATACTTGGGGGAAATTCAAGTGATGGTTCTCCCCCTTCCAATGTGTTTATCTGGGAAAACACGCATGAGCCATTTACCTCAAATGGCTGGGTTCTTGCGTTCGCATCAAACACATACAGTAACGGGGTAACTGATGCAACAACGCTTACTGTGAATGCGGTAGTCGCAGCTGACTTTGATAGAGATGGGGACTTGGACATTGCCTGCGGCGATGCCTCTGCAGATGCTCCAATAATCTGGAATAATTCACTGGTGCACCGGAACTTCGAATTTGTTTCTGGTGGCAGCATAGCAGGTTCTGAATTTACTGGTAATGTTACTGCTATGGCCTCTGGTGACCTTGATAACGATGGAGACCTGGATGTGGTCGTAGGGGACAATTATGGAAGGGTTTGGGCATACAACAACTCGGGAAATTCCAGCAACTCTCCATGGGACCAGTGGACCTCCTATGCAATTATCACAGACCTGCAAGATTCTATACTCTCCATAGCCATAGGTGACCTTGACAGGGATGGAAAACAGGATGTTGTGATAGCAGAGGCACTTGGTTTTGATGATTCAATAATCGTAATATACAGAAATGTAGACCCATTTGTGACAGGTGGCTGGAGAAATGAAACAGTTTTAGATAAATGGGCTACTGGTACAAATGCACCCGTAGATGTGGTGGACATTGATAAAGATGGAGACCTAGATGTTGTGAGCGGAGACGACCACGGCAACATTGGCTTATTCAATAATGATGGCACCCCCTTTGATGGCGGCTGGAGTACCTGGATTAACATATTCAGTGGTGGAAGTAAGATGAATGCCATTGCTCTTGGTGACCTGGACAGAGATGGAGATGTGGATGTATGTTCTGGGGATACTAGTGGGGGATTGCGAATTCATCGGTGTCCTGCCGACCCTTTTTCTGGCACATGGGATTTTTCCCTGATTGCGACGATTTCCGAAATAAGTGCAATTAAGTGCAAGGATTATGACATTGATGGAGACCTGGACATAGTTACAGGAGACAAAGGCACTACATACCAGATAAAACTATGGGGCAATCCAAATTCTTCTGGCAGGGACCCATTTGTATATCCATGGCTTGATTACCCAGATGTCTCTATAGGAAGTGCTGTCTTGAGCATGGATGCTGGAGACCTTGATAATGATGGAGATGTGGATATTGTCTGCGGTTGTGTTGGTGGTAATGTGACTGCAGTAAAGAACCCACTAACTGAAGGCACGCTAGGAATCCTGATTTCGTTTATCGGGAATGTAAGTGGAAATGTCACAGCCATTGTTCTTGCAAACCTTGACCCAAAATCGAATGATACACGCCTCCCAGCTGACCTCGGAGACCTTGATTTGATAACAGGTAACCAGAAAACAACAAACCTCCAGCCGTTGAGAACTTGGAGAAACATAGGGGCAAATTGCAGAATCAATGCGACGAGCACAGCACCAGAATCCTTGCTACCAGGGCAGGTAGAGGATTTGCTTGCAATTCGTGTGGTCCATAATGGAATTTCTGCAGATAATCCTATAAAGATAAAGTCATGGCATTTCCTGTTCCATGACCAGAACTTGAATCCACTTCAAGACGATTACATAAAAACTTTGTTTGATAATTTTCAAATTTACTATGAAACTGGAGTGGTAAATGGCTGGGATTCAACAGATGTGCCATTGAGCCAAATATCCGGTAGCCCAGCAATTACCACAGGTATTGTTAGCATTACAATTGAAGATGTCGAACCTAATGCTACAATTCCTGCACGAGGCATGTCTGTGTTTTACCTGGTTGTAAATCGGAGCTTGGAGTTGGCACCACCTGGTGTGACGCATTTCATCGTGCGTTTTGATCCTGATGGATATGCTCCTGACTTATGGAATTCTATAAATCAAACCCAAAAACTGAACCAAAGCGGGGCAACAGTGATGGAAACTGACCAAGTAGAAACTTCTAAAATCTCAGTAAATGAAATCGCGGTATTCTCCTCTAACATCCTTATTGTCTCTCCTCTGCTTCTCCTCGTTCTTCTGTTCAAAATGCAAAGAAATCGTAGGAATAAATTTAATACCCTGTAG
- a CDS encoding MFS transporter, whose translation MQVIPGSDKVTNSKMLKGMFSAYSEFSANIKLLIILSFAGGIGGGMTWFMLSLYMQSVGFSLQNIGWVGGMGGLATTLTYLVTPFIGNTIGKKNTLYIGYGLGILSAGLLLILVNLPLYIVSSVVGGIGSALAGPTFITVLSNMCNKKISNYAFSFQSFSQQIGMAIGTVMGGILPSGIMQIFSLNITQGFWWSILISIIINSTQIIVLFFTRVENGIKLAHFSFKIKEPKLIGKFAVTQMLIGLGAGLVIPWFPIFFTNKYFLPNYPDFNTAYAVALPQVSAIMTISSVIMSFSFLVAPFFAERFGQVKLIAGSQAISVFFLFSIPFSPFFALAALLYIIRTILMMVSSPIGTSFMMTTVKPEDKTSANAISMFAWNASWSFSYFIGGTLWEIFPDYVPFLLCSAFYLSSCFLYFVFFSKLEKREHTRD comes from the coding sequence ATGCAAGTGATACCGGGAAGCGATAAAGTCACGAACTCGAAAATGCTAAAAGGGATGTTTAGTGCTTATTCTGAGTTTTCTGCCAACATAAAGCTTTTAATAATTCTTTCCTTTGCTGGTGGGATTGGAGGAGGGATGACTTGGTTCATGCTTTCACTCTACATGCAAAGCGTCGGCTTTTCACTCCAGAACATCGGATGGGTAGGAGGGATGGGAGGATTGGCTACCACATTGACATATCTTGTGACTCCATTTATTGGAAACACAATTGGCAAGAAAAATACACTTTACATTGGCTATGGGCTAGGGATCTTAAGTGCAGGGCTCCTACTGATACTGGTTAATCTGCCACTTTACATCGTTTCGAGTGTTGTAGGTGGTATTGGTAGTGCCCTCGCAGGTCCTACATTCATCACAGTGCTCTCGAACATGTGCAATAAAAAAATCAGCAATTATGCATTTAGCTTTCAGTCATTTTCGCAGCAAATCGGGATGGCAATAGGAACTGTGATGGGAGGCATCCTGCCATCTGGCATAATGCAAATCTTCTCGTTAAATATCACTCAGGGATTCTGGTGGAGCATTCTTATTTCTATAATAATAAACTCAACTCAGATTATAGTTCTCTTTTTCACCCGTGTAGAAAATGGCATCAAGCTTGCCCATTTTTCCTTCAAAATCAAGGAACCGAAACTGATTGGAAAATTTGCAGTTACTCAGATGTTGATTGGGTTGGGTGCAGGGCTTGTAATACCTTGGTTCCCAATTTTCTTCACAAACAAGTACTTCCTTCCAAACTACCCTGACTTTAACACGGCTTACGCTGTAGCCCTCCCGCAGGTAAGTGCGATAATGACAATTTCTTCTGTTATAATGTCCTTCTCATTTCTGGTGGCACCTTTCTTTGCTGAGAGGTTTGGACAGGTAAAATTGATTGCCGGTAGCCAAGCAATCTCTGTGTTTTTCCTGTTCTCTATTCCATTTTCCCCATTTTTTGCATTAGCTGCGCTTCTCTACATCATAAGAACAATCTTAATGATGGTTTCCTCACCAATAGGCACATCTTTCATGATGACCACTGTAAAACCAGAGGATAAAACAAGTGCCAATGCTATTAGTATGTTTGCATGGAATGCTTCCTGGAGCTTTAGCTATTTTATTGGTGGAACTCTGTGGGAAATCTTTCCGGACTATGTGCCGTTCCTTCTCTGCTCTGCATTCTATCTATCTTCCTGCTTCCTATACTTTGTGTTTTTTTCTAAACTAGAAAAGAGAGAACACACAAGGGATTGA
- the thpR gene encoding RNA 2',3'-cyclic phosphodiesterase, with product MHRAFIAVEIEPSEEIKSIWKQLRETGCELKLVNLNQIHITLRFLGNIEEKAVEEISGVIKSCASPKEFVVKLRGMGAFPNLNYINVVWIGISNPAELERMSTCINEKLLELGFPKEDKPFAPHITLARVKSKRNLNVLQRLIKENGNGNFGDIQINAIYLKKSVLTPEGPIYTNLYSQKFG from the coding sequence ATGCATAGAGCGTTTATTGCTGTGGAAATTGAGCCAAGTGAAGAGATAAAGAGCATCTGGAAACAATTGCGAGAGACCGGTTGCGAGCTTAAACTTGTAAATCTCAACCAGATACATATCACACTCCGTTTTCTCGGAAACATTGAGGAAAAAGCGGTTGAGGAAATTTCTGGGGTTATCAAGAGTTGTGCATCTCCCAAAGAATTTGTTGTGAAATTGCGTGGAATGGGTGCCTTCCCGAACCTGAACTACATAAATGTTGTCTGGATTGGGATTTCAAATCCTGCAGAACTAGAGCGTATGAGCACCTGCATCAACGAAAAATTGCTTGAGCTTGGGTTTCCGAAGGAGGACAAGCCCTTTGCACCCCACATCACACTGGCGAGGGTGAAGAGCAAACGAAATCTGAATGTCTTGCAACGATTGATCAAGGAAAATGGTAACGGAAATTTCGGGGATATTCAAATAAATGCGATTTATCTTAAGAAGAGCGTTCTGACACCAGAGGGTCCAATCTACACGAATTTATACAGCCAAAAATTCGGCTAG
- a CDS encoding PadR family transcriptional regulator has protein sequence MKESEWSAELKKGIIPLCILASLAKERKYGFQIIKELRELSDGYLDLKEGTLYPALHRLEQKGYVKSEWVIQEQGIPRKYYVLTNEGRAALQQLLGEWEKVVKSVERVVRK, from the coding sequence ATGAAGGAAAGTGAGTGGAGTGCAGAACTAAAGAAAGGAATAATTCCGCTCTGCATCCTTGCCTCCCTGGCTAAGGAGCGAAAGTATGGGTTCCAGATAATAAAAGAGCTTCGAGAGCTTTCAGATGGATACCTCGACCTGAAAGAAGGCACGCTTTATCCTGCATTGCATCGCCTTGAGCAAAAAGGCTATGTGAAAAGTGAATGGGTAATTCAGGAACAGGGAATTCCAAGGAAGTATTATGTGCTTACAAATGAGGGCAGGGCTGCACTCCAGCAGTTGCTTGGAGAATGGGAAAAAGTTGTTAAAAGCGTGGAAAGGGTGGTGAGAAAATAG
- a CDS encoding HVO_0476 family zinc finger protein — protein MLKVPKTIEYFCENCKEETKHRVIKGKITEGKKLRFKGVIKCSVCGATREVEIAEEKPVIVNVNISFGETTKTEKVEFEPDEEIVAGETLVVLGRRAKVTKVELEDRSVKRAEARKVKRIWVKDVEKVRVKLAVNERNITKSYAFLAEPDEEFCVGEILDTEDGEVVITSIKTSSKLVKRENEPVYADEIKRIFCRRVT, from the coding sequence ATGCTAAAAGTGCCAAAAACGATAGAATACTTCTGCGAAAACTGTAAGGAGGAGACAAAGCATCGGGTGATAAAGGGAAAAATTACCGAAGGAAAGAAGCTCCGTTTCAAAGGCGTGATAAAATGCAGTGTTTGTGGGGCAACGAGAGAGGTAGAGATTGCAGAGGAGAAGCCAGTCATTGTGAATGTCAACATCAGTTTCGGCGAGACCACAAAGACAGAAAAGGTAGAATTTGAACCAGATGAGGAAATTGTGGCTGGAGAGACCCTTGTGGTTCTTGGAAGAAGAGCAAAGGTGACGAAGGTGGAGTTAGAGGACCGCTCTGTGAAACGGGCTGAGGCAAGGAAAGTGAAACGTATCTGGGTAAAAGATGTTGAGAAGGTGCGGGTGAAACTGGCGGTTAATGAAAGGAATATTACAAAGTCCTATGCATTTCTTGCTGAGCCAGATGAAGAGTTTTGTGTGGGAGAGATTCTGGATACGGAGGATGGAGAGGTTGTAATTACCTCAATCAAAACCAGCAGCAAACTTGTGAAGCGGGAGAATGAGCCGGTTTATGCAGATGAGATTAAGAGAATATTCTGCAGGAGAGTGACATGA